A section of the Triticum dicoccoides isolate Atlit2015 ecotype Zavitan chromosome 7A, WEW_v2.0, whole genome shotgun sequence genome encodes:
- the LOC119328005 gene encoding uncharacterized protein LOC119328005, with the protein MECICRQKRVQLSYEKKCARLRSQGANGAESFAIKRTKAAIRDHRIKLNISLASVNALSQRVVAVHDEPAAHGAHPNAGKDVATHRRRAPGDVAHSGRGERAPLVVGHMVGGRHQGLATTGADVRTIYIDISYFAKQQDICS; encoded by the exons ATGGAATGCATTTGCAGGCAGAAGCGTGTCCAGCTGTCGTACGAGAAGAAGTGTGCACGGCTGAGGAGCCAGGGCGCCAATGGTGCGGAGTCGTTCGCCATCAAGAGGACCAAAGCTGCCATCAGGGACCACCGGATCAAGCTCAACATCTCCCTCGCCTCCGTCAACGCCCTGTCCCAGAGGGTCGTCGCCGTCCACGATGAGCCCGCAGCTCACGGAGCTCATCCAAAT GCGGGCAAGGATGTGGCGACTCATCGGCGACGTGCACCAGGTGATGTAGCGCATAGCGGACGAGGTGAGCGTGCTCCTCTCGTTGTTGGCCACATGGTTGGAGGGAGGCATCAAGGGCTCGCTACTACCGGGGCGGACGTGCGCACAATTTATATTGATATATCTTATTTTGCCAAACAACAAGATATATGCTCCTGA
- the LOC119334423 gene encoding expansin-A16 encodes MGSLLLLSLLVISGVGVGGGVRLAGNGGYEDWRLGTATYIKESQGHPLNDGGGACGYGDLDIFRYGRYTAGLSGALFGRGSACGGCYELRCVNNILYCLRGSPTVVVTATDFCAPNFGLADDYGGWCNFPKEHLEMTEAAFLRIAKAKADIVQVQFRRVSCDRAGGIRFTITGGPNFLQVLITNVAADGEVDAVKVKGSKTGWIPMGRNWGQNWQCDADLRGQPLSFEVTGGKGRTITMYNVAPSDWMFAQTFAGKQFVE; translated from the exons ATGGGCTCGCTGCTCCTGCTCTCCTTGCTGGTGATTtctggggtcggggtcggcggcggcgtgagGCTGGCGGGCAATGGCGGGTACGAGGACTGGAGGCTGGGCACGGCGACCTACATCAAGGAGTCCCAGGGCCACCCGCTCAATGACG GTGGCGGCGCTTGCGGGTACGGGGACCTGGACATATTCAGGTACGGGAGGTACACGGCCGGGCTGAGCGGCGCGCTGTTCGGGCGGGGCAGCGCCTGCGGCGGCTGCTACGAGCTCCGGTGCGTCAACAACATCCTCTATTGCCTGCGGGGCAGCCCCACCGTCGTCGTGACGGCGACCGACTTCTGCGCCCCCAACTTCGGCCTCGCAGACGACTACGGCGGCTGGTGCAACTTCCCCAAGGAGCACCTGGAGATGACCGAGGCCGCCTTCCTCCGGATCGCCAAGGCCAAGGCTGACATTGTCCAGGTGCAGTTCCGAAG GGTGAGCTGTGACAGGGCCGGCGGAATTCGGTTCACGATCACCGGCGGCCCCAACTTCCTCCAGGTGCTGATCACCAACGTGGCAGCCGACGGCGAGGTCGACGCTGTGAAGGTGAAGGGGTCGAAGACCGGGTGGATACCGATGGGGAGGAACTGGGGGCAGAACTGGCAGTGCGACGCGGACCTCCGAGGCCAGCCGCTCTCGTTCGAGGTCACCGGAGGAAAGGGGAGGACGATCACCATGTATAACGTTGCGCCTTCGGACTGGATGTTTGCGCAAACGTTCGCAGGCAAGCAGTTCGTCGAGTAG